In Juglans regia cultivar Chandler chromosome 13, Walnut 2.0, whole genome shotgun sequence, the DNA window GAAGCAATGGGCCGTCGATATCTGGTTTGCAAGAAAGCCAAAATGAGCTTAAAATAAATGAAGGACCTGAAACGGAAGAATGAAATTAAACATTGGCTGATAATGAAGTGTTATCCATTGCATCAGGTTATTATTAGAAATCAAGGGAAGCTTACGTATCAGCGTTGGTGTCAAAAGCCCATATTCATCGCATCCTGTCCCAAGAGAGATTCTCATGAGATACTCAActgtccaaacaagcccttaatctCTTGATTGAGTACTATattaaaatcaagaaaatggTCAGTGTGAATTGTTAATTAGTTCTGAGAGCATAGTCTCTCTCCTTTCGTTAGTTTTTAAGGCTAGTATTATTGGTGATTCACTAGCATTTTAAATTCTATCTTTCGAATCTATTAAAAACAATTTCTTGGTTGTTTGATGCAATTTAAAGACTAGCCCATAACAATCGAATGCTGATCGCTTATCCTCTAATTATAAGTTCATTCACATGATTGAGTACTTCAATTAATATCTCCAGAATCTTTTAGCAGTCGCGTCCTTTCGGTCCGTGATGGCtacaaattaagatgatgatgatgatcattgtCTTATTATATGGTATACACGTACACAGATCATGGTCATCATCATAATAATCATTCTTTAATGAACAAAGTTATAAAAATGCTTGAAGAAGAATCAGCTAGCTTTTTGAACAGTTTGAAACACCTCTAAATTAACTTGGCCATTGCAATgcaatgctagctagctagctagctagccactAAAATGAAATTAACTTTGCCATTCAAATTTAAGACTTGGCTAGTTACCAATCAAAGAATAAGTACGATTCACTATTATTTCATTTAGAAAAAAGTTTCCTTGCTGGTTAAGACGCTGTTGAGTGCCAAATATAGTCCAATCAAATATACCAAAGTGGAACAATTAAAAGGTCAGATACAAATTCTTGAAGGATAGCTAGCTTTTTCTTTATCAAGTGAAACTTACTGGCAGTTAAATGTGAGAAATATCATAAACATTTATGGTTATGTATAAATAGGAAGtatatatctactatatatTACCAAATAGGAGAAAACAGATGCCTGTGTCCGCATTTAAAATTTGGATGCTAGCTTTTTCTTCATGAAGTTGATGATGTCCAAGTTTGACTTGAATTATGGACTTCACAATCTTTTATCACTCTCTCTGGCGATGAAAGGGGAGCCTTGGGAGGTATTTGTAATTGTTCAGCATCTCCTTCAAGCATTTCTACAACTTTGCTCATAGAAGGACGATTCCAAGGATTCATTTGTATACACCATAATGCAACAATGATCATCTTCTTAACtatctctttttcctcttcagTGACACATTCCATTTGTTCAATATCTTTACCATTGCGGAATTGATCATACACCCACGTAGGAAAGTAAATCTGGCTTGAATGTTCTGCAAATGcatttatattctttcttttgCCCACCATTTCCATTAAGAGCATtccaaaactataaacatcTGCCTTGTATGAAATACCTCCAATGTTTTTGTAGAATAACTCTGGAGCCATATATCCCAATGTCCCTCTTGCAGCAGTCAAAGAAATAGTATTGTTTTCTTTTGAGTACAATTTTGCTAAGCCAAAGTCAGAAACCTTAGGGGTAAAATTCTCGTCAAGAAGGATGTTGTGAGGTTTGATGTCGAAATGCAAAATTTGCATGTCACATCCTCGATGTAAATATTCAATTCCACGAGCCACCCCTAGAGCAATATTATATGTTTTCTCACAGCTTAGGAGGATACTTCCTTCCAAGGAAAAGATGTAATTGTTTAGAGACCCATGTGGCATGAACTCGTATACAAGAGCACGCTTTGATCCATGAAAGCAAAAGCCAATTAGTTGAACTACATTAACATGATGAATCCTTCCAATGGTTGCCACTTCGTTTGTAAATTCTTGTCCGTTTGCTTTGGACTTGCCTAGCATTTTTACAGCTACATGACGTCCGCTTCGAAGAGTTCCTTTAAATACTGTTCCATAGCCTCCTTCACccaatttttccttaaaatttttTGTCATCTTCTTAATTTCCGAGAAAGAGTACCTTATTGTCATAAGGTTATTGTGGTTTTGAAGAAATTCTTCAATGGCATCATACATTGACAAATGCCTCCTTCgccatttatatataagaaacgCAACAACAAATGGAGTTCCTAGTACAGTTGCTGCCCCATGCCTGTATACTATATGAAAGAAAACACCAAAGTACAattatgaggaaaaaaaaaactataagatCATCAAAACacttttattgttaatttcctTAAGTATCGTCACCGTTTTGTTTTGGTTGAAATATAGTTACAATTCACAACTAGTTAATTACTGCCTTGCAAAATCCTACACAAATTAAtatgttcatatattttatctGCACATACGTTTTAAACTATTTTCCTAGCTTCTTTCGTAGCTTAAGGAATCTGAAATGGGATATAAGCAATCTGAAATGGGAATTATATAAAGGAAGATTTTTATTCAAGAGGTGGAAGCTTCTACTAAATTCTTCAGAAATTAAGTTGAGAGTtgccatttaattaattttattcattgttTCTGAGATCTATTTAAAACGATCAATATATGGGACCTAACGGTCCTAGCTACAGCTAACCCAATAATGCCAAGCTAGCACAAGGTTATATACATACCCTGGCGGCCAGCTTGTATTatcacaaattaattaagcttaTAAACACATGCAATCCAATTCCATCTATATATTCTCCATTTTCTGATATAGAAAGCATACCTATAAACAGAAGTAATCTTATGGTGTCGAGTCCTGgtttgacaaaaaagaaaagaaaatataaatcacattaGCAACTGGAAACTTCAATTGAAAATCAGGGCATGAatattacattaatattaataattagctAAACAACCATAAATTAATATCCACTTAAATAGatgggtattttattttattgggtaCACGCCCACTAATTAGAAGTTTTGTCTTAAAGATTATTATAAGTAGTTCAATATTAGTGTGGCCTTGGTGCGCCTGCCATTAGTTGTGCTAATTAAACAGAATCTGGCATATATAAGATAGATAATCAGCGAAAATACATGTCTGGTCAATATTTGTGagagtcaaaaaataaaagaaatcactagAAAATAGAGAAACGTGCATGTCAAATTAGCAAAGTAatgacgatatatatatatatatatatatatatatatctatcaacGTGTAATTAAAGATCTAACTAGaaattgaatattggataagtAATTACTCGAAAAACCGGGAATGAACCATTGAAGCTCAAAACCAGATAAGAAGACATTGCGGAGGTCTGCACAGGAAATATTAATGTTGTCTGCAGCATTTGGTCCTGGCCATGATGTCAGAAACATTCGCTCTATTTTGCAGGAATCCTCCACATCCCCCGCTTCAGTTGTGCCAactttgacatatatatagcttttgGAATATTGGGATATTGATAAACTAGAGGAGTTTGAAGAAGACGCAGATCCGTTATTAGAGCATGTTGAAGAAGACGTTTCCAAATACAAATAGGAAGTAGAATTACTCTTGACTGGCTTTTTACAGTTCACAATAGCCACGCCCTTTGCAATAGTAGTACCATACCATGATTCATAGTCCATACCCTTTGCAGTATAAGTAATACCATACCCTGTTTCATAGTACAAACCCCGGCCCTGTAGCCGACTCAAATTGCTATAGTTTATAATAAAACGAGGGATGAAGGAGTAATTATCCTCCTGAATGCCCGAATCTACCAGTCGGATCGTTCGGTTATCGTAATTGAGTTGCTGCACGTAGTATTTTCCACCAAGATCAGAGTAGAACAGCAATTCATGGTTGTTCTCGCATGAGAGCTCATAAGTTTGGCCACTGCATTTTGTGGCTTCGCCTTTTAGTCGAAATGGAAATCTTATGCTGTGATTGGCGCAGGATGAAGGAGTAACGGAATAGGTATCACAGTAGAATATCTTAAGGCAAAAGGTTTGagggagtaggagtaggagtagagCAGCAATCATGATGACCATGACTCCAGAAGGGATGATCGACGTTATTCCTCTTGCGGCAATTAACaccattgagagaga includes these proteins:
- the LOC108997194 gene encoding rust resistance kinase Lr10-like — encoded protein: MVLIAARGITSIIPSGVMVIMIAALLLLLLPQTFCLKIFYCDTYSVTPSSCANHSIRFPFRLKGEATKCSGQTYELSCENNHELLFYSDLGGKYYVQQLNYDNRTIRLVDSGIQEDNYSFIPRFIINYSNLSRLQGRGLYYETGYGITYTAKGMDYESWYGTTIAKGVAIVNCKKPVKSNSTSYLYLETSSSTCSNNGSASSSNSSSLSISQYSKSYIYVKVGTTEAGDVEDSCKIERMFLTSWPGPNAADNINISCADLRNVFLSGFELQWFIPGFSRLDTIRLLLFIVYRHGAATVLGTPFVVAFLIYKWRRRHLSMYDAIEEFLQNHNNLMTIRYSFSEIKKMTKNFKEKLGEGGYGTVFKGTLRSGRHVAVKMLGKSKANGQEFTNEVATIGRIHHVNVVQLIGFCFHGSKRALVYEFMPHGSLNNYIFSLEGSILLSCEKTYNIALGVARGIEYLHRGCDMQILHFDIKPHNILLDENFTPKVSDFGLAKLYSKENNTISLTAARGTLGYMAPELFYKNIGGISYKADVYSFGMLLMEMVGKRKNINAFAEHSSQIYFPTWVYDQFRNGKDIEQMECVTEEEKEIVKKMIIVALWCIQMNPWNRPSMSKVVEMLEGDAEQLQIPPKAPLSSPERVIKDCEVHNSSQTWTSSTS